GCGAGCCATGCGGGACGAAGTGCGCGACGCGCTGCTCGCGATGCTCATAACCGGACGACTTGCCGCCGGGACATCGGTGAGCATCGACCAACTCTCCCGCGATCTCGGCGTCTCACAGACTCCGGTCCGAGAGGCCCTCGTCGAGATCGAGGCGACCGGGCTGGTCCACCGAGTCGCCCATCGCGGCTACCAGGTGGCACCACCGATGACTGCCCAGCAGGCCGCAGAACTCGCCGACGCCCGCCTTGTCGTAGAGACGACTGCCGCCCATTGGGCGACCCGGCTCCTGGATCCCGAGTTGCTCCCAAACCTGCGTGCCGCACATCGCGCGCACGAGGAGGCCGCGTGGGCAGTGCGCGAGTGGGACGGGGTGACGCGCGACCGAAACGGCCTACCGGTCCCGTTGAAGCCGTATTTCGAAGCCGACTGGCGTTTCCATCAGACGATCCTCGACCACTGCGGCAACGGTTTCCTGCGCCGGATGGTCGGAAGCCTGGGCGCCTCGGTGCAACGCATGCGACAGAATGTGCATCGCGGGCCGGTGGACACCGAGCTGGCGGTTGCCGAACACGGCCGCGTGCTGGCCGCTGTCGAAACCGGTGATCCACAAGCTGCCGCGGACGCAATGCGTGCCCACATCGAAGCGGTCCGCGAGCGTTCCATCGCCGACGCCTGAGCGGGCCCGGCATCGACATTGCACTGAGGGACAAAAAACGCGCCGGAGCTGTCCCTCAGTTCAATCTCGGTGAGGGCGGTCAGCCCTCAGCGGCCAATTGGCCGCACGCGGCGGCGATTTCGCGGCCGCGTGTGTCGCGGACCGTGCAGGAGACACCACGCTCGCGCACGCGCTTGACGAATTCCCGCTCTGCGGGCTTGGGGCTGGCGTCCCACTCGCTGCCGGGCGTCGGGTTGAGCGGGATGACGTTGACGTGTGCCAGCGGGCCCAGCGCGCCGTGCAGCTTCTTGCCGAGAAGGTCTGCGCGCCAGGGCTGGTCGTTGACATCGCGAATCAATGCGTATTCGATCGAGACGCGCCGGCCGGTGGTGTCGGCGTAGTAGCGCGCCGCGTCGAGCACCTCGCTCACCTTCCACCGGTTGTTCACCGGCACCAGGGTGTCGCGCAGTTCGTCGTCGGGTGCGTGCAGCGACAGCGCCAGGGTGACGCCGAGGCGCTCGTCGGCGAGCTTGCGGATCGCCGGTGCCAGCCCCACCGTGGACACCGTCACCGAACGTGCGCTGATACCGAAGCCGTTGGGCGGCGGCGCGATGATGCGGCGCACCGCGCCGAGCACCCGGTTGTAGTTGGCCAGCGGTTCACCCATGCCCATGAACACGATGTTGGACAGCCTGCCGTCATGTTCGGCGCGCATGGTCGACGACGCCGCGCGCACCTGCTCGAGGATCTCGGCGGTGGTCAGGTTGCGCTGGAGCCCACCCTGTC
This genomic window from Mycolicibacterium goodii contains:
- a CDS encoding GntR family transcriptional regulator, with the protein product MRDEVRDALLAMLITGRLAAGTSVSIDQLSRDLGVSQTPVREALVEIEATGLVHRVAHRGYQVAPPMTAQQAAELADARLVVETTAAHWATRLLDPELLPNLRAAHRAHEEAAWAVREWDGVTRDRNGLPVPLKPYFEADWRFHQTILDHCGNGFLRRMVGSLGASVQRMRQNVHRGPVDTELAVAEHGRVLAAVETGDPQAAADAMRAHIEAVRERSIADA
- the rlmN gene encoding 23S rRNA (adenine(2503)-C(2))-methyltransferase RlmN is translated as MKQQLVFEAPRRAMPPQHLADLDEAGRAAAVAELGLPAFRAKQLANQYYGRLIADPQQMTDLPAAVRNQVAEKLFPALINPVREIQCDAGETRKTLWRAVDGSTFESVLMRYPQRNTVCISSQAGCGMACPFCATGQGGLQRNLTTAEILEQVRAASSTMRAEHDGRLSNIVFMGMGEPLANYNRVLGAVRRIIAPPPNGFGISARSVTVSTVGLAPAIRKLADERLGVTLALSLHAPDDELRDTLVPVNNRWKVSEVLDAARYYADTTGRRVSIEYALIRDVNDQPWRADLLGKKLHGALGPLAHVNVIPLNPTPGSEWDASPKPAEREFVKRVRERGVSCTVRDTRGREIAAACGQLAAEG